The genomic interval CCAGCAGGGGCGCGACCACCGCCAGCTTGACGGTGTTTTCCAGCAGCGATCGCCGCTCCAGGTTGGCATAGGCCGCCTCTACCCGGGCCAGTCGTTCCAGCTCTGCCGGGCTGAGCGCGGGCAAATCCCCCTGCCATTCGGAGAAAAACGCGCCATCACGAGCCTCCCGCAGCCCAAACTGCTGCTCCAGGTCGTACAGCGTCAACTTCTCAATGGGTAAAGTCTGCACCATAGCCCACCTCCTGTCGCTTTTCCTAAGGCTATTGTGGCACTTGTCATCAGCACCAGACTCTTTACCTATGCCCCACTGGTTCAACGGCACCTACTCTCCCACCGACCACCTCACCCTGGCCGTCACCGACCCCGCCCTGCTCTACGGAGCCACGACTTTCACCACCCTGCGGGTCTACGGCAACAGCCTCGACCATCCCCTCACCCACTGGGCCGCCCACCAGACACGGCTGGCCCAGGCGCTGCAAGCCTTTGGCTGGCCCAGCCCCGACTGGGCCGCCGTCCGCCAGGGGGCCGAGACGCTGCTGAAAGACTATCCCGTGCTGCGAATCACCATCTTCCCCGACGGTCGGGAAATGGTGATGGGTCGCGGCCTGCCCTCCGATCTAGAGCAGATGCAAACCCAGGGGATTGTGGCCTGGGTCGCCCGAGGTGAGCTTTACCAGCGCCCTTCGCCTACCTACAAGACCGGCAACTACATGGGGGCCTGGCTGGCCCTGCAATCCGCCCAGCGGCAGGGGGCTCGCGAAGCGATTCTGGTGGACGCCCAGGGCCAGTGGCTCGAAACCAGCACCGGAAACCTCTGGGGCTGGGCCAAGGGCCAGTGGCACACCCCCGCCGGGACGGGCCTGCTGCCTGGCATCGCTCGCCTTCACCTTCTTGATACGCTCAAGCGGCAGGGGCAGCGGGTGAGTCAAACCCCCTGGCCGTCAGGCATTATTCAGCGGTTTGAGGCCCTGGCCTACAGCAACTCAGCGGTGCAGGTGGTACCGATTCACACGGTGCTGGGACACACAGTTATGGGCGATCGCAGTAGACTGGAACTTAACCCCCAGCACCCGGCCCTGGCGGCTTTACGGGCTGCTTTTAGGGAAAATTAGTATCTAAATACCTATTCCATTGGCCCATTCCGACAGATGGCGTTAACATAAGTTAATATCCTTCTAATCATAGAGCCTGTTTAAGATTCAGCCTTAGAGAGCAGTTTCGTAGAAACAGTTCGTCCCAAGATGTTAGTGGAGGCAATAGCCCGGTGAACAAACGGTGGAGAAACGCAGGTTTATATGCCCTGCTAGTGGTAGTCGTCATTGCCCTGGCGACCGCAATTTTTGATGGTTCTGGCCCTGAAACCCAGACCTGGCGCTACAGCCAGTTTCTAGACGCGGTACAAAACAACCAGATCGAGCGCGTCAGCATCAGCGCCGATCGCACCCGCGCCCGCTTTACGGACCCCGAAGGCAATGGTCAGGTGATCGTCAACCTGCCTAATGACCAGGAGCTAATCAGCACCCTGGAAACCAACAATGTCGATATCGTCGTCATGCCCCAGAGCAACGACAGCGTCTGGGTGCGGGCCTTCAGCACCCTGCTGATCCCAATTCTGCTGCTGGGTGTCTTGTTCTTTGTGCTGCGTCGCGCCCAGAGTGGCCCCGGCAACCAGGCGATGAACTTTGGTAAATCCAAGGCCCGGGTCCAGATGGAGCCCCAGACCCAGGTCACCTTTGGCGATGTGGCCGGTATTGAGCAGGCCAAACTGGAACTCACCGAGGTGGTGGACTTCCTCAAGAATGCCGATCGCTTCACCGCCGTCGGGGCCAAAATTCCCAAGGGCGTGCTGCTGGTGGGCCCTCCCGGTACTGGTAAAACTCTGCTGGCCAAGGCCGTCGCGGGTGAGGCAGGCGTCCCCTTCTTCTCCATCTCCGGCTCTGAGTTCGTGGAAATGTTTGTCGGTGTGGGTGCCTCCCGCGTCCGCGACCTGTTCGAGCAGGCCAAGGCCAACGCCCCCTGTATCGTATTTATCGACGAGATCGACGCCGTGGGTCGCCAGCGGGGCGCTGGCCTCGGCGGCGGCAACGACGAGCGGGAGCAGACCCTCAACCAGCTGCTCACCGAAATGGATGGCTTCGAGGGCAATACCGGCATCATTATTATTGCCGCCACCAACCGCCCCGATGTGCTGGATGCGGCCCTGCTGCGCCCCGGTCGCTTTGACCGTCAGGTAGTGGTCGATCGCCCCGACTACGCCGGTCGCCTGGAAATCCTCAACGTCCATGCTCGCGGCAAGACCTTCTCCAAGGATGTCGATCTGCAAAAGATCGCCCGCCGCACCCCCGGCTTCACCGGGGCGGATCTCTCCAACCTGCTGAACGAGGCCGCCATTCTGGCCGCCCGCCGCAACCTGACCGAGATCTCTATGGATGAGGTCAACGACGCGATCGATCGCGTCCTGGCCGGTCCCGAGAAGAAAGACCGGGTGATGAGCGAAAAGCGCAAGGAGCTGGTCGCCTACCACGAAGCTGGCCACGCCCTGGTCGGAGCCCTGATGCCCGACTACGACCCCGTGCAGAAAATCAGCATCATCCCCCGCGGTCGCGCCGGGGGCCTGACCTGGTTCACCCCCAGCGAAGACCGTCTGGAGTCGGGCCTCTACTCCCGCTCCTACCTGCAAAACCAGATGGCCGTCGCCCTCGGTGGCCGCATCGCCGAAGAGATTATCTTTGGTGAAGAAGAGGTCACCACCGGCGCCTCCAACGACCTCCAGCAGGTGGCCCGGGTCGCCCGCCAGATGGTCACCCGCTTTGGCATGAGCGACAAGCTGGGCCCCGTAGCCCTGGGTCGCCAGCAGGGCAACATGTTCCTGGGCCGCGACATCGCCGCCGAGCGCGACTTCTCCGAGGAAACCGCCGCCACCATCGACGCCGAAGTGCGTGGGCTGGTGGATCAGGCCTACGCCCGCGCCAAGCAGGTGTTGACCAACAACCGCCACGTGCTGGATCAGTTGGCCAAGATGCTGGTGGATAAGGAAACAGTAGATTCGGAAGAACTACAGCACCTGCTGGCTACCAACGACGTCAGTATGGCGTCCATCGTGTAGACGAGCTTGCTGCCTGCAACCTGCGATCGCGAGTTCGCTCCGCTGCCGGTAAGCCCGTAGATAACTGAATGTTGATAGACAAAGGGGTGTCAACTAGACACCCCTTTTTTTGTGCTGCTCAGGGATTGGCAGTGGCCGGGCTGCCTCAACCCATCAGCGTCAGTGCGATCGGCCTGTCCTGAATTCACCGTAGGACGCTGGTTCTGTGGAGATCCCAGGTTTTTGAGCTGATATCGATGGCTATACGCTATTGCGCCACCCCCAGCTCTTAACCGAAGTCCAGACCGATATCCTAAGCGCAATCGCCATTGCTATGTACAGCCAGGGTAGTGATGGAGTAATCGGGAGTAGTGCCCGTGTTTCCCGCCCCCTGATCCGGGTCAGCCACCGCAAAGCAGGGAGATTCCGCCTGGGCTATAGCGCATAAGCAAAATTAATGCAATAAAGTATTGCGATATTGTTACACCGCTGTTACATTGGTTTACATAAAGAAACATTCTTCCCCAAGGAGGGGCCCTCAATGTTTACGACCACTCAACTCGACAACGGCACTCTCAACAACTATGCCGTGGAGCCTGACGTCTACCTCGCCTCCTATCCCTCCCCCGAACAGCAGCGGGGCTACGTCGTCCAGGCCGCCTTTGCATCGCTGCTGGTGGCAAGTCTGCTGCTAGTTTCTGTAGCGGTCAGCTAGGAACTGTCATCGATTAGCCCTGGAAAAACCAAGCATCAAGGGTTGCAGCCTTTGGCCTGTTATTAGGGCTGGGCGGGGTACCGCTGACAGTAGAAGGTTTTTGGCCAGAGCTGGTGAACGGCCTGGGTCTGGCGAATTGTTAAGCACGTAATCAACGTCTTTGGAGGAAGCACGATATGTTTGCACCGATAGTTCTGCTGATTCGCAATGTTTTGGGAACGCCCAAATTCAACAAGCTACGGGGACAGGCAATCGCCCTTCACTCCAAAACCATCACCAACTTCTGCAACCGCTTTGGTGTATCCAGCAAGGAGCGTCAGGCGCTAATTCGCAAGGCTAAAGCTAATGGTCAGTGGCTGGGTTTTCTGGCCTAGGGGGTGTCATCAAGCGCGGCCAAAAGCTCGGTATAACAAGCTTTCCAAGCCTGACCCAAAAGACAGACTAGGGGCTGTAGCGCTTAATTCTTCAGAATTCTCAAAATAAAGGTATGCTGGGGCTGTTTTTATGGTGGGCACAGCAATGGCGCGGCAGCGGGCGTTTTCGGGTACCCCTTGGGAAGAGAAGGTCGGCTACTGCCGGGCGCTGCGGGTGGGCCAGCAGATCTTTGTCTCCGGCACCGCCCCCAGTGATGGGGAGGGTGGGACCTTTGCCCCCGGTGACGCCTATGCTCAGACCCATCGCTGCTTTGCGATCATTCAACATGCCCTCCAGGAACTGGGAGCCGACCTCAGCGACACAGTCCGCACCCGCATCTACGTCACCGACATGGGCCGCTGGGAGGAGGTTGCCCAGGCCCATCACGAACTCTTTGCCGACTGTCCGCCCGTCAACACCACGGTCGAAATCCCCGCTCTGATGAACCCCGACATGCTGGTCGAAGTCGAGATCGAGGCCCTGTGCGACGCCCCATCACCACAAAATCCCCAGGCGACTCGG from Leptolyngbya sp. KIOST-1 carries:
- a CDS encoding aminotransferase class IV; this encodes MPHWFNGTYSPTDHLTLAVTDPALLYGATTFTTLRVYGNSLDHPLTHWAAHQTRLAQALQAFGWPSPDWAAVRQGAETLLKDYPVLRITIFPDGREMVMGRGLPSDLEQMQTQGIVAWVARGELYQRPSPTYKTGNYMGAWLALQSAQRQGAREAILVDAQGQWLETSTGNLWGWAKGQWHTPAGTGLLPGIARLHLLDTLKRQGQRVSQTPWPSGIIQRFEALAYSNSAVQVVPIHTVLGHTVMGDRSRLELNPQHPALAALRAAFREN
- a CDS encoding RidA family protein — encoded protein: MVGTAMARQRAFSGTPWEEKVGYCRALRVGQQIFVSGTAPSDGEGGTFAPGDAYAQTHRCFAIIQHALQELGADLSDTVRTRIYVTDMGRWEEVAQAHHELFADCPPVNTTVEIPALMNPDMLVEVEIEALCDAPSPQNPQATRSQHQPREQFQGQPQSRAMILGRPIQPATLPPVTASDLDEGCLD
- the psb34 gene encoding photosystem II assembly protein Psb34, with the protein product MFTTTQLDNGTLNNYAVEPDVYLASYPSPEQQRGYVVQAAFASLLVASLLLVSVAVS
- the ftsH3 gene encoding ATP-dependent zinc metalloprotease FtsH3 encodes the protein MNKRWRNAGLYALLVVVVIALATAIFDGSGPETQTWRYSQFLDAVQNNQIERVSISADRTRARFTDPEGNGQVIVNLPNDQELISTLETNNVDIVVMPQSNDSVWVRAFSTLLIPILLLGVLFFVLRRAQSGPGNQAMNFGKSKARVQMEPQTQVTFGDVAGIEQAKLELTEVVDFLKNADRFTAVGAKIPKGVLLVGPPGTGKTLLAKAVAGEAGVPFFSISGSEFVEMFVGVGASRVRDLFEQAKANAPCIVFIDEIDAVGRQRGAGLGGGNDEREQTLNQLLTEMDGFEGNTGIIIIAATNRPDVLDAALLRPGRFDRQVVVDRPDYAGRLEILNVHARGKTFSKDVDLQKIARRTPGFTGADLSNLLNEAAILAARRNLTEISMDEVNDAIDRVLAGPEKKDRVMSEKRKELVAYHEAGHALVGALMPDYDPVQKISIIPRGRAGGLTWFTPSEDRLESGLYSRSYLQNQMAVALGGRIAEEIIFGEEEVTTGASNDLQQVARVARQMVTRFGMSDKLGPVALGRQQGNMFLGRDIAAERDFSEETAATIDAEVRGLVDQAYARAKQVLTNNRHVLDQLAKMLVDKETVDSEELQHLLATNDVSMASIV